The genomic DNA AAGTTTAAGCTTTTTGCTAGTTCCGAAAATTGCTTTATTTCATTTTTAGTAAGTATTGCTGCTATTAGCAATATAACATCTGCGCCGTACGCTTTTGCTTCAATAATTTGATAGCTGTCAATAATAAACTCTTTACGTAACAATGGTAAATTACAATTGGATCTCGCTGTAAGTAAATCGTCTAAAGAGCCACCAAAATATTTGCCATCTGTCAAAACCGACATACCGCAGACACCAGCGCTTTCGTATCCTTTTGCGACATCGAAAACATTTAAATCGTGATTTATAACTTGTTTTGAGGGAGAACGACGTTTATGTTCTGCAATAATACCAGAAGTGCTGTTTTTTAAATTGTTAACTAAAGAAACTGCTGTTTTGTTAAATAATATAGATTGCTCTAATTGTTTAATAGGTATTAATTGCTTTCTAAGATTAACTTCTATGCGTTTGTCTCTTGTTATTTTATCTAAGATATTCATCTTTTACAGTTTGTAGGTTTGTTTTAAAATAACTTGCTATTTTTTACTTAACTCTATGAGTTTTTCTAATGTTATTTTGGCTTTACCACTTTCTAAACTTTCTTTAGCGCGTTCAAATCCTTCTCTATGAGAAATACCATCTACCGTTGCAATAGCTAAACCTGCATTTGCACATACTACATTGTTTTGAGCTTCTGTGCCTTTACCACTAATAATATTTTTAAAAACTTTAGCTGCTTCTTTTACAGTAACACCACCAAAAATTTCAGACTGTTCTATTTGATTTACGCATAAATCTGAAGGCTTTAACATTAACTCACTATTATTGGTTATAATTTTAGTTTTTCCTGTTAGAGAAATTTCGTCGTAACCATCAAGAGCATGTACAATGCTATAATTTGTATTTGTATTTTGATATAAATAACCATATAGCCTTTGTAATTCTAAGCTAAAAACACCTACCATTTGATTTTTTGGAAATGATGGGTTTACCATTGGCCCAAGCATATTAAAAAATGTTTTTACACCTAACTCTTTTCTAATTGGTGCAACATTTTTCATTGCAGGATGAAATAAAGGTGCGTGCATTACACAAATTCCAGCTTGGTCTATTTGTGTTTTAAGTGAATCAATATCGTTAGTGAATTTTACGCCTAAAGCTTCCATTACATTAGAAGAACCAGATGAGGATGATACACCATAATTACCGTGTTTTGCTACTTTTACTCCTGCACCAGCAGTTATAAAAGAAGATAAGGTTGAGATGTTAAAAGTGTCCTTGCCGTCACCACCAGTACCACATAAATCTATGGCGTTAAAATTTGATAAATCTACTGGGATGCATAGTTCTAAAAGAGCATCGCGAAAACCTTGGAGCTCTTCTAAAGTAATGCTTCGCATCATAAATACGGTTAGAAATGAAGCAATTTGATTTTGGTTGTATTGGCCAACCGAAATATTTATTAAGGCATTTCTCGCTTCGTCACTAGAGATGCGTTCTTGGTTTATTAATCTATTTAGTATATGTCTCATTTAAATTTAAAATCTGATATTTTGAATGGAATTAATTATTAACCCAATTTTTTAGAATTTGCTTGCCGTTAGGCGTAAGTACACTTTCTGGATGATATTGTACACCTTTAACATCGTAAACTTTATGTCTTAAGGACATTATTTGCCCGTTTTCATCAACCGAAGTTGCTTCTAAACTATCTGGTAATTCTGCAGCAACAACCCAAGAGTGATAGCGGCCAACTTCAATTGTTTTTTCCATGTTATTAAATAGAGGTTCGTTATCTACAGTAATATTTACTTTAGTAGATACGCCATGATAAACGGTGTCTAAATTTAATAATTTTCCGCCAAATACTTCTCCAATAGCTTGTTGTCCTAAACAAACGCCTAAAATACTTTTAGTTGGAGCATACTTTTTTATTATGGCTTTAAGTAATCCAGCTTCATCTGGAATTCCTGGTCCTGGAGATAATACTATTTTGTTAAAAGGCTCTACATCTTCTAACGTTAATTTATCGTTTCTTTTTACGGTAACCTGGCAATTTAAGTCTTCTAAGTAATGGACTAAGTTGTAGGTAAAACTGTCGTAATTATCTATTACTAATACTTTCATTTTTTATAGCTATTTGCTTTTAGCTTGTGGCTTTAAGCGTTTATTTACACATTTTCTTCTTTGGGTATCTTTTTTTTAAATCTCTTTTGCTAATTCAATAGCATTTGTAAGAGCTCCAAGTTTATTATAAACTTCTTGTAGTTCGCTTTCTGGGTTTGATTTAGAAACGATTCCTGCACCAGCTTGCCAATGTAATTGATGATTTTTACTTAAAAATGTCCTAATCATTATCGCATGGTTATAATTACCATTAAAATCCATAAAGCCAATAGCGCCACCATAAAAGGCGCGACTTGTTTTTTCGTATTTTTCTATAAGTTGCATAGCGTTATGTTTTGGTGCTCCACTTAAGGTTCCTGCAGGAAACGTGTCTGCGACAACTTGCATAGTAGAGGTTTCACTGTTTATTTTACCTGTAATTTTACTTACTAAATGTATTACATGAGAGAAAAACTGGGCTTCTTTGTAAGTTTCAACTTTTACCTGTGTACCATGTCTACTTAAATCGTTTCTTGCTAAGTCAACAAGCATAACATGTTCTGCATTTTCTTTATCGTCATTTGCTAATTGTTTAGCTAATTCAGCATCTTTTTTATCATTACCTGTACGTTTAAATGTTCCTGCAATTGGGTGAATTTCTGCCATGCCCTCATTTACTACTAGTTGAGCTTCTGGAGAGCTTCCAAATATTTTAAAATCACCATAATCAAAATAGAATAGATATGGAGAAGGATTTATACTACGTAAAGCGCGATAAACATTAAACTCGTCACCTTTAAAATCCTGAAAGAATTTTTTTGAAAGGACTAATTGAAAAACATCACCTCTTGCACAATGTTTTTTTGCAAGGTTTACATGTTCTTTATAATCATCATCTGTTAAATTAGATTGAATACTTGATGTGGTTGAAAAATTATACGATGCATAATTTTTAGATTGAATAAGATGGAGTATTTCGTCTATATTATTTTCTGTATCATGGCAATGTGCGAAAATGTAAGCTTCATTTTTAAAATGGTCTATTGCAATAATATTTTGGTAAACAGCATAAAAAATATCTGGAATCTCTAAAGAGTCTGGTTTTTTAGAAATTTCTACATCTTCAAAATATTTAACAGCATCATAAGCTGTATATCCAAATATTCCATTGTTAATAAACTTAAAAGTTTTTGCAGAGTCAACTTTAAACCTTTTAGTGAATTTATGAATCATTTTTGGCACATCTGTAGTTCTGTTTCTTAATGTACTACCGTCTGGAAAACTTTGCTCTATTGTGTCTCCAGATACTTTAATAGTAGCAATTGGGTTAAAACAGATGTAAGAAAAACTATTGTCATTTGCATGATAATCGCTACTTTCAAGTAAAATGCTATTCGGGAATTTATCTCGAATTTTTAAATAGATACTTACTGGAGTTATAGTATCTGCTAAAATTTTTTTGTAATGTGTGTATAAACTAAAGGTTTTCATAAATTCTGAATTTATTTCAGTGTTTTTAATGTGTTTGTCTCTAATATAAAAATAAAACAAAGAAAAAGGCTTGTCGTGAATGACAAGCCTTTTTAATATTTAAAATAAATATACGTAGGAGTTTATTCACGAATCGTTTTTCGAGAAGTCCACCACCAAGTATGATTTAAAATTGAGTTCATTTTCTTAACGCACTAGCGTTTATAATTTTATTAAAGGTCAAAGATATAAATCTATATTATGTTAACAAATAAATTTTAACGTAATTATTTGTTAAATAATATTGAGGATGCTTTTCTGTTATTATTTTTATACCATGAAAACCTACCTTATTATTATAGTTTTAATTTTTTCTGGATGCAAATCTGATGTGAAAAAGAAAGATGCATTGGCAGACGACTACACAGTAGTATTAGAAGTTTATAATTTTAATGAGCTTGAACCATTATTAACAAAAAACGATGGAAAAATTTATGTTGTTAATTTTTGGGCAACTTGGTGTGCGCCTTGTGTAAAAGAATTACCTTATTTTGAAGATTTGAATAAAACATATAAGTCTAAGAACGTTGAGGTGTTACTAGTGAGTTTAGATTTTCCAAACCAATATGAAAATCGTTTAAAACCTTTTATTAAAAAACACAGGTTACAATCTAAAGTTGTAGCTTTAAACGATGTCGATTCTAACACATGGATTCCTAAAATAGATAAAGACTGGTCAGGAGCAATACCAGCAACTATTATATATAATAGTGAAGATAGTAAGTTTTATGAGCGTTCTTTTACTTATAAAGAGCTAGAAGAAGAAGTTAATAAATTTTTAAAATAAATATATTATGAAATCATTAAAAAAATGGAGTGCTTTATTGTTACTTGTAATTGCTGCAAGTGCATTTACAACAGTTGATAAAGGTTACAAAGTAGGAGATGTAGCCACAGATTTTAAATTAGAAAATATAGATGGAAAAATGGTGTCTATGTCTAGTTTTGAAGATGCTAAAGGGTTTATAATAACATTTACATGCAATACATGTCCATACGCTGTAGCTTATGAGGATAGAATTGAAGCTTTAAATAAAAAGTATGCTTCTAAGGGTTATCCTGTAATTGCAATTATGCCAAATAATATAGATGTTAAGCCAGGAGATAATATAGCTGCAATGCAAAAAAGAGCAAGAGAAAAAGGATTTACTT from Lacinutrix sp. 5H-3-7-4 includes the following:
- the trpC gene encoding indole-3-glycerol phosphate synthase TrpC is translated as MNILDKITRDKRIEVNLRKQLIPIKQLEQSILFNKTAVSLVNNLKNSTSGIIAEHKRRSPSKQVINHDLNVFDVAKGYESAGVCGMSVLTDGKYFGGSLDDLLTARSNCNLPLLRKEFIIDSYQIIEAKAYGADVILLIAAILTKNEIKQFSELAKSLNLEVLLEIHNEEELHKSIMPSIDMLGVNNRNLKTFNVSLETSKQLSQLIPNEFIKVSESGISSVEAIKSLQPFGYKGFLIGENFMKTNNAGESAKQFIKQINL
- the trpD gene encoding anthranilate phosphoribosyltransferase gives rise to the protein MRHILNRLINQERISSDEARNALINISVGQYNQNQIASFLTVFMMRSITLEELQGFRDALLELCIPVDLSNFNAIDLCGTGGDGKDTFNISTLSSFITAGAGVKVAKHGNYGVSSSSGSSNVMEALGVKFTNDIDSLKTQIDQAGICVMHAPLFHPAMKNVAPIRKELGVKTFFNMLGPMVNPSFPKNQMVGVFSLELQRLYGYLYQNTNTNYSIVHALDGYDEISLTGKTKIITNNSELMLKPSDLCVNQIEQSEIFGGVTVKEAAKVFKNIISGKGTEAQNNVVCANAGLAIATVDGISHREGFERAKESLESGKAKITLEKLIELSKK
- a CDS encoding aminodeoxychorismate/anthranilate synthase component II, whose amino-acid sequence is MKVLVIDNYDSFTYNLVHYLEDLNCQVTVKRNDKLTLEDVEPFNKIVLSPGPGIPDEAGLLKAIIKKYAPTKSILGVCLGQQAIGEVFGGKLLNLDTVYHGVSTKVNITVDNEPLFNNMEKTIEVGRYHSWVVAAELPDSLEATSVDENGQIMSLRHKVYDVKGVQYHPESVLTPNGKQILKNWVNN
- a CDS encoding anthranilate synthase component I family protein gives rise to the protein MKTFSLYTHYKKILADTITPVSIYLKIRDKFPNSILLESSDYHANDNSFSYICFNPIATIKVSGDTIEQSFPDGSTLRNRTTDVPKMIHKFTKRFKVDSAKTFKFINNGIFGYTAYDAVKYFEDVEISKKPDSLEIPDIFYAVYQNIIAIDHFKNEAYIFAHCHDTENNIDEILHLIQSKNYASYNFSTTSSIQSNLTDDDYKEHVNLAKKHCARGDVFQLVLSKKFFQDFKGDEFNVYRALRSINPSPYLFYFDYGDFKIFGSSPEAQLVVNEGMAEIHPIAGTFKRTGNDKKDAELAKQLANDDKENAEHVMLVDLARNDLSRHGTQVKVETYKEAQFFSHVIHLVSKITGKINSETSTMQVVADTFPAGTLSGAPKHNAMQLIEKYEKTSRAFYGGAIGFMDFNGNYNHAIMIRTFLSKNHQLHWQAGAGIVSKSNPESELQEVYNKLGALTNAIELAKEI
- a CDS encoding TlpA disulfide reductase family protein encodes the protein MKTYLIIIVLIFSGCKSDVKKKDALADDYTVVLEVYNFNELEPLLTKNDGKIYVVNFWATWCAPCVKELPYFEDLNKTYKSKNVEVLLVSLDFPNQYENRLKPFIKKHRLQSKVVALNDVDSNTWIPKIDKDWSGAIPATIIYNSEDSKFYERSFTYKELEEEVNKFLK
- a CDS encoding thioredoxin family protein, coding for MKSLKKWSALLLLVIAASAFTTVDKGYKVGDVATDFKLENIDGKMVSMSSFEDAKGFIITFTCNTCPYAVAYEDRIEALNKKYASKGYPVIAIMPNNIDVKPGDNIAAMQKRAREKGFTFPYLIDKDQEIYPQYGATKTPHIYVLEKTKKGNVVKYIGAIDDNYQDASKVKNKYVENAVNALLKGKEIEVKETKAIGCTIKV